The window ACATAAGCTTAATGCTACACAAGCAGTTTAAAGGAGTGGAATGAAAGGTTAAactgatattttgtaaaacatcaaGAAGACTATTTTTTAGTTATTTCCCATATACCGAAGTTGTTGAAACGtaacaacttattttaaaaataacatgtattcaaagttttatatatagCTAAGCGCGCGTGTCCGGATTTATTGATCGACCCTTTGTATGTGTGTAAGTGTGTGTGTAAAAGAGAGGTAAATAAGGCGTTAGAAACATATCCATTATCCATGCTTTCACCAGGTCTTAGCTCAAAGCAATATTTTACAcgataaaattaaaacactaacgTAATTTATaggtaaaataatttgaaaggcTTGATTTACATATGGGGAATGTGTCAAATTAACTTGCTGAGGATTTCAAGAGCACGTGTATACAAATGTTGGCAAAACGCCAGTTAAATGACGACATCCTAGACCCACGCAGCTATACATAAACTATACATAAACTTACGTTGATGGCGCAGTTACCGGTAGATATACCGGACAAGTGTAGTTTATTACGTAATCTTTAAATTTTGATCACTTATGGCCATCAAAGAGCTTCAGAAAAGTTTCTTAATAGTACTgggtgtaataaaataattataaaatgtttgcgTGTTATATTAATAGTATTGCGACGTATCGGTTTCGTAACCGCATTGTATGCGGAAACTGCAGTGACGCAGCTGATCTGAGAGAAGTAGTCGGTGCTTGGGAAGGGTCACGTCGACAATTACATACCTGAGTGAGATTTAAATTATAACTCCAAAGTTTCAATTCTGGGCGGTAAAATTTGTGTCAGTGTTCTAGAATGCTAACcatgtatatatttcatatttgacCTTATATAAAATTACCAGTCTCTCACTGCCAGGTTTAGTTGAGATATAAGCGAAGttttcaaagtaaaacatttcGCAGAACATGAAGTAACTTGAGTTTTTATTACCAACACTGGGACCTTGTGGACAACATAAATATAGCGTGAAACAAAATGGCGTCACTTGAGGAGCACCTTGATTTTTTCCATGGTCAAGGAGAGAAGAACAGAAGTAGGTTCACGTGTCTAagtaacaaaacacttttttaaattttcagaatATGGCTCACTTTCATTTTTACTCTTATTGTGGTAGTTGTTTCAGTATTTATTGAGtatgaagagaaaaaatatatacattgtaaaaactgtttttaattgaAACGAAAAGGAAACTATGCTTATTTCTTGCACTATATTTTGCACAAACTAATATAGAAAATTGttgattcatttattttattacatagaaTGGATAGAATTGCTGACTTCTTTTTAGCTTTAACAAGCCAGGTtccttatattaataaatatcagaaaatgttctaagtatatatataatatgtaagtGTTCATGATTCATTTCAGAACATTTTAACTGCAAATATTAAACGTTACCACGTTATCATTAATCTGTAAACAAAACTATAGCTATTATCACGTGCTATACAGTTTTGTTTACAGAGTAGTCACGTGattgtagataaatattatattgacGAAGGAAAATAGTTACATCTTTACATTCTTGTGTTGTTAAAAAATTCTTTATCGGATAATTGTTGAATAATTTAAAGACTTGCTTCAATTTGCAACAACGgcaagtttacgaacttacaacgctgatgcgggattcgattccctgcggtggataCGAAAGATAGCCCATTTCGGTTttgctttaaatttaaaacaacagaaacaatcAATTTGCTTTCTTGTAAACatctgtaacaatgataaattttTGACTTTGCTGGGAAAATATTGTTcgttattataatgttatttgtttccCATCGTTTATCGAAATTTCACTGTTCACGTTTCTTTTTCTTGTCAGCGTCTTTTGTACCAGAAATTAACTGTCAATTTCGTGATTGGTTTCAAACCGAATTTATAACACTACAACTTAACCTTTATACCTACATTCATCGTGGGACGTTTGATGAATTACGAAATTTTAAGGTAAGTcatgaattattaaacatttattatagtaCCACTCACACACCCCTGACTTTGGTCATAGAACGAGTAGTGAAAAGTTCATCACTCACTGTTATGAAGCCTAGAAGTGTATTTAACAGACGTGGTAAACATTTTATAGCATTTTTAACTTGCATTTTAAATGAGTGGatattataagtttatataatataaaacttgctgtaatgtaataataaaaacctcAGTGAAGGAAATATTGCCTTTCAGTATATGTTTTGCACTTCTTGTTTCTTTAATGAATTTTGCCCacagctactcgaaggctatctgcgctagttttGATACAGACAATGTCTaatccaaatattttttatataatcttttactttttttaagaCATCATACAAGTTTTATTGATTCAAAGTTAGAATATAATTAGGTAAGTAATTTGGTAGCTGTAGcttatatttttcaagatgagtAATTATACATTGTTGCAAAAACTTTCggcactttgttgcataaaattggcaTCTCATTAGAAAGATATGTTTTTgcttcaataaaacaattgtcaaacacatttttcagtctaAAACaagagaataaaagttttaaaagattattGGAAAATACAATgatgtacaaaaaataattttgtctgaacacaaaacgAAAACTAATGACGGttcttgtaaaacaaaacttagaGCAATTGAAACATCGTTcaaaaatttcttaaatatttataaacattagaaaaattTTGGCGGTCAACATCATTTTGAGTACCACGTTCAAGTCTTACAGTTATAATTCTTCACAAAGTGTGTATCCTGTTCTTTATCAAAGTAACGCTAATTTTTTTGCAAAAATCTGTGTTTATGAAGAGGAATGCATCATTAAAAGTTGGTTTGATTTAAATAATAGAGGTGAGATTGTTCGGGatccgcgctagccatcccaaattttgaagtgatagactgtaaggaaggcagctagtcaacatcacgcACTGCAAACTCCAGGTCTATTTTTTGAtcaacgagtaatgggattgacagtcacatcaCAGAACACCTCGTGGCTGAGAGGGTGCGTATATTCGGTTTCGGGATTCAAACACGCAACCTGCAAATTGCGACCACTAGGCGAagcacattttttatttaatatcatttaaatgattaacatcaataataatacataactttATATATTCCATAGTTGGgtgcatctttttttttaaaaaaaagctttgGTTTGACATAAAGTATTGCAGACAGGCCGTAATACTGGTTAGGACATtattaatgttgtgtttttcttcttctgacATTTCGTTCTGAATTAGACAGATTAGTTATCTGTTAGATACCCCTGACGACTGGTGTCTTTTGGCAAAATTGAAATCCTGCACTATATTTTCAATATGCTGCAAAATGGTAAAATACCAGACTTTAAATAATGTACTGTTTGTACATGAAATGTGAAACTTCCGAAAATGATCACTAAGTATTTGGATAAgccaaattaatgaaaataaatatttctaaagcaTTAATAAAATGCACAGCAGAGAGACCTTTTATAAGTAATTTATCACCGAAGACGGGTTCTCTATTGGTAGCAACTAACAACTAGCAAAACTTGTGACGCAGTAACATTTAGAAACGTGTGCATGACCTTGAACTTGAAAAGTAGTGCGCGTGCTGCTGCCAAGTCGAACCGCAGGGTGACATTGCGCAAGATATCGCCATACTCAATAACAGCTTCACTGTGAGAGATATGGGAAACGTATGTGTTGTGTTCTATGCTACACAACCAGCGATAATGTCACATCCTTCTCCAAAACAAGTGTTCGTaagtgtttgttttcaaaaattgCCCATAAGCGTAGGAAGCAATAAAATAATAGTGGGACTACAATCACCGATGTAGAGGCGGGGCGGGGATTGTTTTGTAATGGTACTgcaatttctgttttatatttatttttgcaaaatatatgtatatcataacTTAACCTAGTGCGCTCGGTAACGTACTTTATAATTGCTTTTGTACTGtaactttaatttgaaatattagaatcaaattatttttagccATTTAGAgtgtttaataaattatcttCTCTCTTTAAGTGCGTAAAggattatgtatttgttttttatgccTTAAAACTTTGCTTTGTAGGGAAAACTTTGTAAAGTGAGTTCTTAAAACCCAGTGTTAAGAAAATAGTTGTGTTAATTGAATATCATTTACCTGAAATGTTCACCTGATTTTGTAGTATATTCTCCTTACTGAAAAGACCAAAAGCGTCTCGGTTCTTTCTTTATTGTAGTCAGTCTCCTTGGTGCAAATAGAAACCACCAGATAATTTTCATTTAAGGGGCCTGTACACCATTTCTAGTGAAATatccaatattaaaatattttaatattgcttGATATTCAGGCGAATATTTTAAATGAGGCGTTCTGCCTGTCGTTTGGAGATGAAGACAGATGTG of the Tachypleus tridentatus isolate NWPU-2018 chromosome 13, ASM421037v1, whole genome shotgun sequence genome contains:
- the LOC143240247 gene encoding uncharacterized protein LOC143240247 isoform X1, which gives rise to MLFVSHRLSKFHCSRFFFLSASFVPEINCQFRDWFQTEFITLQLNLYTYIHRGTFDELRNFKKPANLLQASMTKCKNLRILFCDANSQVRMNYLLFLISVSLVQ
- the LOC143240247 gene encoding uncharacterized protein LOC143240247 isoform X2, with the translated sequence MLFVSHRLSKFHCSRFFFLSASFVPEINCQFRDWFQTEFITLQLNLYTYIHRGTFDELRNFKKPANLLQASMTKCKNLRGQAWTNGYYTGMWIQL